In Nymphaea colorata isolate Beijing-Zhang1983 chromosome 10, ASM883128v2, whole genome shotgun sequence, the genomic stretch ACCTATGGAAAAGAGAAATGCTAGTTGTTGTTATGTTGGGAGGTTCAACCTCAATATCCATTAGAATCAActcaaaaagtttttcttttaggAGCGTACCCAGAATGACAGAACTGTTCTTTATATACCGAAGTAAGAGAGGGCTCCCTTAAGCAAGAGTCCCGTCATCCCGTGCAAATTATGATAAATAGGTAAAAGGAAAGAAGGGTGTAGCTGGGAACGATACATTTTGGTTGTAGTGGTACACATCATAATAGAGGAAGAGCTTTTTATTTATTGTCATTCTTCAATAACCTGCGTTTGATGATTATGGTTGATATACTCGAGTAACGGACTCTACagactaagcctgggcatcgatAAGGAGTCAGGCTGCCACTCGAAACCTACGCTCAGGCTCGACacaattatatttaaaaatatattcttaatatataataataatataaatataattaattataataaaatattataattatatataaaagttaatcaaatatatattaaaaatattatcaaacCCACTCAAACCGACTCTATCAACCcggtacctttttttttattttgggtcTGAGATCGGGTGCCCATGGACAAATCGGCCCGGTCCATGggacaatataaaaaaaaaaaaaagttaaaatgttgGAGTCACAACTTAATTTACTTTACTTGCCTTCCTTCTTGGGTCCTGCCCCTACGCCACTCCAAGGGACGGTTTGCTATTTGACAGCGAGTccgacataaaaaaaaaaaagaagaaagtgcCGCTTCCAAAATTTGTCCTCGGGGATGCCGTTAACATTTATTGACAAAGCTTTTCTTTTGTAAGAGGGAAGGTCGGTCCGTCCTTTGGTGCAACCAAACTGGTCGGCCCCTGAAAGAGCTTCGGTCCGTTGTCTTCATATGACAGAATTATAATGGATGTTTTAAATGACATCTTTACTAAATATGGTTTTGTGACAActtacttttataaaaattataggTATGTTCGGTAAATAGAAGTTTCAAGAATTTACTTTGAAAGTTAAAACATATTGATAATAAGACAATTTTTAAGATAGTTCATAAACCTACCTAATCTTTCATGAATACACGTTTTAAGATATTTCGTAAACTTACACCAATCTTTCAATTAAATTTATATCTAGATAACTTTTAAAACAGTGcgtttcccttttcttttttggcgaCTCATAGAAACTTTGCCACATGGGCGAAGCGATTGGCTATAAATGCAGAGGGCTCAGCTCTTTCCTTGCCACATGCCAGcacttcttttctcttctcttccgtTGTTGGCTGATCTCACTTTCCTTGTCCAGCCACCACCACTaccagcagcggcggcggcCATGGAGAAGCCTCATGCCGTCTGCATCCCCTTCCCTGCACAGGGGCACGTCACCCCCATGATGCAGCTCGCGAAGCTCCTCCACTCCAAGGGCTTCCACATAAGCTTCGTCAACACCGAGTTCAACCACCAGCGCCTGGTGAGGTCGAGGGGCCCCGGCGCGTTTGACGGCTTGAAGGACTTCAGGTTTGAGACCATCCCCGACGGTCTGCCACCCTCACACCCTGACCGCACGCAGGACATCCCTGCGCTCTGTGACTCCGCCACCAAGAACTTTCACGTACCTTTCCTTCATCTCCTGCAGAAGCTCAACGAATCTGGCAACCCACCGGTGACTTGCATAATTTCTGATGGAGCCATGAGTTTCACTCACAAGGCTGCCCAGGAGCTTGGGTTGCCTGTGGTCTTCTTCTGGACTACGAGCGCCTGTGGCTTCTGGGGCTACTTTCATTACCTTGATCTCATAGAGAGAGGTTACACGCCATTGAAGGGTATCTATGTACTATGTTCATATCCTGCTTTCTTATGGTTAGATGTTCTTTGTTGTGGATTTCTGTGTCCCCTTGCTACTGTATTAATATTGCTCGTCGTCATTCTCCTTAGTTCGTCTTCTTGTTAGACTAAAgttaccttttttgtttttttagtgcCATTCTTGCTTTAGTTAACTGCATCAATATGAAGCAAATGTCGAAAATTTTTTAAGTATTCACCAACTGCTCTACCGCAGGGTAATTTTTTCTGATCCATGCCTTTACAGTGCAGGTTTAAACTTTATCTTGAAGTTTTCGCTTAGGTTAAGTAAGTCATGGAAATGCTTGAtctgttaaaaatattttgaaacataagatttttgaaatgagaaaacaTTGCTTAAATTTGCTAGGAATCTAAAGGGCCTGAAACTTACTTCTTTTCACCAAACATTTCCCTAAGGtccctcttttatatatatatacacacacacacacgattGCCAGattatttaggaaaaaaaaccagaacctttaaatatgatatttaaagtacttttttttttgaaatctaacctgAAGGATATGTTGATGCAAactatatattaagttgatcatttttgttgctttaaaAGTGTTTtgataataagcaaaaatgaattggTCTCATAGCATCAAAGTTTTGATAATTGAAAAatcactatttttttattaaaataacttgatgatagtaaaaattcttttattaaaaatcACCATTTATGAAAAATCACCATGTTTTatgtcaaaatatttttttataaatatatgaggatgtttatattttatttaaaatatttttttagcaaaaatatGTAAGAGTTTGAAAATGATATCCATACCAGACCATTTGAATAAGAGATAAAAGCCAGACTtattaaattcataaaaaaaaatgttttaaacaaaacgTAAACCTTTtaataaatactaatttaataaaaatcatgcttcatttttgtaaaaataatttattttagtactattaaaaacattattgagtaagaaaatgactaacttaatatatattttttcatataatcactcttaagatcatatttataaggttaaaatgcaaaaaaaaaagtaataattaattttaatagctctgttttttgtctcttaccctctggtttattttatatatatatatatatatatatatatatatatatatataattaatatgatgggttatatataaaattaatatgaTGGGTAGAAACCAAACGGTTAGAGACAAAAGCCAGACCTTTTAAATAtgatgtttaaagttttttattttctttggaaacTTAACCTGAACTACTTCAGatgcaaatatatattaagttgattatttttttgagttttaataaGGTTTTTATAATAAAGGAAAATGAGTGGCACTCATTGCATGACTATGTTggtaatagaaaaatcaacatttttataGAAACAATTTGAttgaaagcatgttttatatcaaaatagtttttataactATGTAAAAAtgtttatcttttatttaaaataactttTAGCAAAACATTATAAGAGTTTGAAAATGCTAATCATAATATCCATACTGGACTGCACTAGTTTTTTATACCTAACCGGAAGGTTTGacctctctcttcctttctacTAACTTGAAAATGATACTGATGTTCCCTTTCTCCTGACTTGAAAATAATACTGAAAATATCAGTATTGCCCGAACTCCGTCTTCCATGCCGGACAGTTTTAATTACGACTCATCCTGAAAGACGTGCGGCGTTTAATGCAGCACTGACATGAAGCATGGGTCTGCTGGATGCCCATCTAATCTAACCGTACTTGCCTTGCCCACCACCGTGGCACTCTCATATGAGCCCCAGAATCTCTGTCAGGTCAACCTACACTTCAAATGGTTAATCACATCCGCTTTGGATTCGAGTCTTGAAATAAAATTAGTTCTGAATCTGTAATTTTTAAAGTCGAAGAATGAGACAAACAAAGCGTCACATCTAGCGATTAAATGGGATTTGCTGTCGCAGAAATATTTGGAGAAGACGCCATTGGCATCAACAGTATTCAACTGTTGAAAACACAAGTAAAATTTCCAAAGCCAGAATGGTTAGAATAGACTCCATCTAAGTTTCTTCCTGAAGACTCACTAcctgttttcttcattttcttcaccaTTCGTGTTTTTGTTTTGGAGGCGAAAACAAAAGGTCCTTTTTACCGCCTGCCCCACAACAAATGTGTCGAAATGAAATTGTACAATCCTTTTGATTAGTTACACAAAGGAATCAGACAATATCACGAAACGTTATGCGTGATTGTTAACTGTTTCCATGATAACCAAGTTAAGTAACATAAAAGTCTTTTAAGAAGTTTCCATATATATTGTCTGATTCATGTGTTCCTACAAAATTCTGTTCATGCATCCAAGTAAGCTGACATAACAATGTATTTCCAAGTTTTAATTGTGACAATTACATCTCTCTTGTTAcagatttgaaaagaaagaaacactaTGCAAATGATCTGTAAACTAAGTGTAGTAGTAAACTTTGTGTAGGACTTAGATTGCAAGGTTTCCTTGATTCTCTTGCTGCACTTTGAACAGAAGAGAGCCAGCTGACAAATGGATATCTCCGGACCAGAGTTGATTGGATAAAAGGGATGCAGGGCATCCTTCTCAGGGACATGCCCAGTTTCATCAGAACTCTCGACAGGGACGACATCATGCTGAACTACGGCAACAATGAAGCACAGGCGGTGACCAAGGGTGTGGGCCTCATACTCAACACCTTTGAAGATCTGGAGTACGAAGTCCTCGAGGCCATCCGAGACCGAATCCCTCGCGTCTACACAGTCGGTCCTCTGCTGAAACTCGGGCAGAGCGTGCCCATGAACGGGCTGACTGCCATCAAGTCCAGCCTGTGGAAAGAAGAGGACGGCTGCCTGGAATGGCTGGACGAGCAGGGGGAAGGCACGGTCGTCTACGTCAACTTCGGCAGCATCACCGTCATGAGTCCGCACCAGCTGGTGGAGTTCGCTTGGGGGCTGGCCAACAGCAACTACCCGTTCCTGTGGATCATCAGGCCCGACCTGGTGCAAGGCGAGGCGGCCCTGCTGCCGAAGGAGTTCCTGGCCGAGACGAGGAAGAGGGGGCGGCTGGCTAGCTGGTGTCCCCAACAGGAGGTGCTGAGCCACCCTTCGGTCGGGGTGTTCCTCACCCACAGTGGGTGGAACTCGACGGTGGAGAGCATCTGTGGGGGAGTGCCCATGTTGTGTTGGCCCTTCTTTGCGGAGCAGACGACCAATTGTAGGTTCACCTGCACGGAGTGGGAGATGGGGATGGAGATGGACAGCGACGTGAGGAGGAAGGAGATCGAAGGCCAAGTGAGGGAGATGATGGAGggaaagaaggggaaggagaagagaaggatGGCCAAGAAGTGGAAGGAAGCGGCAGAGAAGGCCGCTCTGCCTGGTGGACCTGCCTCTGTCAACCTCGAGAGGCTGATCAAAGACTTACTGCAGTGATTCAACTGCACTGGTCTCCTTAAAACCACGCTCAAATTTGTACCAGGGGAGATCATCTACATAGCACTTATAATTATCCTGCTACTGTCTCACAGTGGAGCTTCTGTAAGACGTGCAACTGTTAGCTGCCCCTGCGTCCTACTTTTGCTTATTGTACTTTCATCTCAAACAATAAATACCGCGTGCACTCTTTCTCATATCTGTTATTGCCTTTCCTCCTAAACATTAGAAATGcgatataaaatataaaatgcacCCAATTTTCTGTCAAGGATATTCTTTGGCCgacctttccttcttcttttttctgtctCTCCCTCATAATTTTCTGTGATAGCGTGCAGCCTTTTTTTGTAATATGCCGATGACTTTTTGCTCCCTGAACACAACAAAGGCAGccaagaaaaagacaaaagattGAGAACGACAaacaaagaggagaaaaaaaaaattcttatcgAGAATGAATTGGATGTGGCAACGCGACAAATTGACACCAGCCGAATTACGTTGACGTTTGGAATATACAAGAACTAtagtttttcttataatttctaATTTTGATAAAGTACTGGGTGGGTAGACGCAGAGACAGATGGGTGGGTAGGTAGAGAGAAAGAtcgatccctctctctctccctctggaTTTTTGCAGCAAATTCATTAGGGTGAGGCCGTGAGGGGCTTAAGACAATCATGGTCTCGGCAATCTTTTGAGCTCTAGATTGGCCGATCTAGGGCTTGAAACCATCATTCCCTGGAAGCCACAGAGATCTATCTAGCACACAATTTTTTGTCTAATTTTTGAACTGCTTTGCTCCAGACGGTGTATTGATTTAGGGTTTTAAACTGCGTTGTGTTTCTGCTTGCTATGTGTGTAATACTTTGAGCCACATCATTTGGTTAGCAATATGAGTATGACTGACCCTGACTTGAGCTACCTTATTTGACTCAGTTAGGTCCATCGACCGATAGAAGAGAAATAGTGCCTCACTATTTCCTCCACGAATGCCATCGCCAAGGTTGTCTTAAGCCCCTTAACTTTGTCATGAACATTCCTGAATGATTTCCATCCCAAGATTTTGGTTCTTTTTGTTTAGTGGATGATTCATCTACTCTCAGTTGCTTTTTTAACTAACTAAGCTCACTTAGCCTACTttagaaaagaacaagaatgcATGTGCAGAACCTtcttagagaaagaaaagaatgcacTCTTAATTGTGATCGCCGATTTACGATCTTCAAATACCATTCCCCTCAACTCTGCCTAAACTCCTTCTATAGTCGGggcacgtatatgtatataacaaaaGTAGACAAGTCTTTTCTGCAAGGAATTATGAATGTAAGATAATGGCAGATGGTTGTAGCGTGTGCATGCAACAACTTGAGAAGGTGGCCTCAGGGTGCCATCCAAAAAGAGGTCGGCCTCTTGTTTTTTGGCACTTAAGGCCGTCGTCTTGAAGATTGAGTCGCGTGCACACACCTTTGAACATGAAACAAATATTACaccaaggaaaaggaagaagcagGCACTTGAACAGGGCATTTTAATCATCGCACCTGTGATACATAGGGAATGTGTACGAAAACCTTGGATCGCCATGGTCTACTCCACATATCAGAATGTCCCTATTGGTCACGTGATGCTTTGGCTGTCAAAATAGTGAACAAATTACGTCATTCCTCCTGTTCTAATCATGGGCAACATGTTGAAAAGACAAGAGAATAAGTCGTGGCAAAAGAGAGAGACGATTGGTCTAAAAGAGTGTTTGCATAGTTGGACGAGCTGGTAGGTTGGTATAAGTGCAATTATCAGTTTGATTGCGGTGAGTGCAACGTAAACATCGTATGGTGGATTTAAGTAATTTGCTCAAGTTGATGAGAAGGGAAGACTTAACCAAACAATAATTGAAAAGACACTCAACTTTCTAACACATGGTGGCGGCGTTAAGAAGCACtaacatgtaaatgaaaaataattgttcaaaaaatatcaatataaaataaaaagttcttTTGAAGTCTGAGCAACTGACCACATTTAACCCGCACCAACCTCCcccaataattttttatgaataatatTAGGCAAGAACTTGAATACGCATGGTTGGACGTAGTTGGCCGTAAGATCGGCAACTCCAACGCATGAGAAGGGGGAGGGTCACGTTTTCGTTCGGCTTTATTTGGCTCAGAGTTTTGGAAGTCAGTGTTTTAAGTAATATAAAAATGTGGATTCCATTTGGTGGCATATTTAAAAGTGCGGCTTCCGATGTCAATTTAAAAGCAGGATTCAGGCCAGattcaattttgaaattcaaatttttaaatttagatatGGTACAGACTTCTCTATTTGCATTTAATAAAAGCAAGAAATTTGTTTTGTAATATAAGTAAAAAATCAAGTGATGACCTAGTGATGCAAATAAAGAAGCTCCCCTCGACGGTTCCCTTACCGCCAGAGTTTAGAGATCTGAGTGGTTTTATGATACACGACTTCAACTAGAATGTTACGTATACCACCGttagcaatccaaagaaataaCAACCGCGACAATCAAACAGAAAATGTGTTGACAGCCTGCTGCTCAAGTGGACCATCTATACCATGCAAGTTTCAAGTACGGGACAACAAGAACAATTTCTTCAGCAAGGTTTGCTGTGTTATCCGTCCTGAGCATAACCTCAAAGTAAACGTTGAGCTTCTTTTTCTCCGCCCAAGTCATCCACACCTTTTCCTCAATCTTTGTAAGTTTTCTGGCCGATCTACCGACAGTTCTCTTCCACTCTCTCTTGCTATTCTGCATCACCTGCATGTGGTTCCAGGTGAggcataaaaaagaatatttcaCAAAACCACTTTTAGGGAGCGTTTGCGTGACAGcttaaaaataagtttttgcAGAAAAACCTAATTTCGcgttcaaaaccaggttttgagtGTCTTCGGATAGCACGAAAAATGAATTTGaccaaaactcatttttaacaaaatactggttttacaaaagaaatgaataacATAACCCCGTCCACGTTATTCACAAAAAACTGTTTTTCAGTCttacccaaacacaaaaacGAATTTTTAAAAACCATTAAACAGGCTTCTCCAAATCACGTAAAGCCATCAGCACATTCATGTTGCAGTTGAAAATAACATCagacaacaaaaaaatcagtaaGTACAACAGAAGTATTTTCGGTTGCAATTCTTCCCTTCATTTATACAGGGGCGGAGGCAGCACGGGCACTTTTTGATCAGTTGCCCTCAAATACCCacaaaagttcttagttcatatgAATATTTCAGtgaatttttcatcatttatatattggtgcccctaaaattttaaatttttttaactagTGTTCATCGACTAGAACATTTCTGGTTCTCCACCCCTGTTTCACAATATATTATATGCTAACATATTCACATCTATACCGTGCTTTGGTTTTTGTAGCTTTCTTTAACTTGCTGAATAATAATTTTACATTGCTTGGTATATTTAATGCAGATAACGTTCTCCTTAACAAGCTTACTGAAAAATATGCAAGCCAATAACTCTCTGAAGGTTAATCATGATATTGACTGCTTTGTTTACTCTGTTTCCGCACCACCACCCATCTGTTCCAAGATATGTCAATTGCTTcggaatctcttaaatcaactTCAAACTGTCGACGTATTTTAAATTTCCCATCCATTCATTTGAATGAAAATACTTTATTTGTTACTTCTGTAGCGACcgttattaaaaatttatataaagtGGTGCTTGATTCGCCCTCGCCCAACTGTGGGTGGAAAAAGAGGACAGGGGTCATTCATGCTCATTTGACACAGCCGGACATGGTATTCAAACCATTATTTCCATCACCTTTTTTGGTATAAATCAAGGTCGATCCATAAACAAACTAAAACGAAAAGAAACAATTACAATTTATAACTAAAAATTCTGATTAATAGACATTTGAGAAAatcataattaatatatatttattcatgCTTTAAGTTAAGCAACTTGCTTTTGGAAACAATTACAAGCAATGAATTTTAAGAATACAGGCTTACAACATGAAATTACAAGCTTAATGTTTTGCGGTTAACATCAATCAAGTGTGTATATAGTTTCTTTAAATGTCTTTTAATactatttttaattcatttatatttttatttcaaaagtgaCTATATATTGTTctacttaaatattttttaacgcTATcattaactattttttatttttcgtaATAGTACCAACCTTACCTTGTTCACGCTACTTCCCTTCTTTTCCCTACCTACCTCCCTCCTAACGTTGCTTCCACATACTTTTGGGTTGTCAATTTTTCTTAAATAAGCGTTATAAATGCCGGAATGTAAATTAACTAGCTGAGGAAGCCGTTTCGATAATTCCAATTTCCAATGTGCAAGTTAAATTGGCAAAAGATGTTAGATAGCAAAAATTAACATATTacatttttattaaaacaagaaaattttaaaaatatctaaGGTACCAATTTTTATGCCTCCacttttctaaaaaatatttttttttcgaCGGTTCGTAAATTTTCAAGAAACGTACCACATTTTATGTTCTATCAGTTGGTTACTTTAATTAACAAAACAAACTTAAGAAAAATCTAAGTGGTGTAACCTTTTACCAgtcttgaaaatattttaggGAGCATTTCAAAACCTTCGTGGTTTAAGATCATCGGGAATCTCAGATCCACCGTCAAACCTTTCTTCCATCCGGCCTCAATCCCAAGTTTTGGTCATAAAATAAGATTAAACAGTATCTAACGCAGCCATATATTGTTCTATTTTAATTGTTCGACAATATAATTTAAAGTATCCCAGAATTTAGTACttaatcttaaaatttttattcataaCTCTCTTTCAAGGTTTGCATGTTTTTGCAGATAACCTGATCCAACTTTTTAACTAATTGTATGTACCAAGTCACACCCTCTTACCTGCAGCACCACCAATATGACACAAATCCAAATGGCTTCACGACCCAATTATGACAAGGCAACTTTAATGAACTACCCACCTCTTAATGATTCGGATCGGATAAACCTTTTACCATATCCGacttttcggatattcatataatCGGATTCGGATGAAAAGATgtttataccatatccaaattcgatttttagttatacttaaatctgatccgaatccgaaatttaacatatccgaattcgatccgaatttaagttatatccgaattcaatccgaattcgaattttaagttatatccaaatccatatccgaatccgaatttgacgttatatccgaatccgaacttAAATTGGTGGCTTCACGTTTTGAACTTGGGACCTATGAATGGTTGAGCAAAAGGTCTAACCAAATGACCAACTTAAAgttattataaaaaaagaatataaattgtatatgaaggtaaaatataaattaagaGGCAATGGTTTGCAtagagttgcatataataatagtcaaaTAGTTATTTAATTAGTCTATTTACTTAAAGTCACATAAAACTACTTAAttaataatttatatatttaaacaattttgtgtaaacaagcaaactattatagttaaggcatcaactaaagaggatataatgtatttatttaattaaaaaaaaacttatatacaaaaaattcaataaaattagtatttttaaaaatataaaaattaattgcaaataaacttatttaatatgaaatagatgttgaactcataaaaaattttatttatcaaattatcaattatttacataattaatcaagtaaatta encodes the following:
- the LOC116262411 gene encoding 7-deoxyloganetin glucosyltransferase-like isoform X1; the protein is MQRAQLFPCHMPALLFSSLPLLADLTFLVQPPPLPAAAAAMEKPHAVCIPFPAQGHVTPMMQLAKLLHSKGFHISFVNTEFNHQRLVRSRGPGAFDGLKDFRFETIPDGLPPSHPDRTQDIPALCDSATKNFHVPFLHLLQKLNESGNPPVTCIISDGAMSFTHKAAQELGLPVVFFWTTSACGFWGYFHYLDLIERGYTPLKEESQLTNGYLRTRVDWIKGMQGILLRDMPSFIRTLDRDDIMLNYGNNEAQAVTKGVGLILNTFEDLEYEVLEAIRDRIPRVYTVGPLLKLGQSVPMNGLTAIKSSLWKEEDGCLEWLDEQGEGTVVYVNFGSITVMSPHQLVEFAWGLANSNYPFLWIIRPDLVQGEAALLPKEFLAETRKRGRLASWCPQQEVLSHPSVGVFLTHSGWNSTVESICGGVPMLCWPFFAEQTTNCRFTCTEWEMGMEMDSDVRRKEIEGQVREMMEGKKGKEKRRMAKKWKEAAEKAALPGGPASVNLERLIKDLLQ
- the LOC116262411 gene encoding 7-deoxyloganetin glucosyltransferase-like isoform X2; this translates as MQRAQLFPCHMPALLFSSLPLLADLTFLVQPPPLPAAAAAMEKPHAVCIPFPAQGHVTPMMQLAKLLHSKGFHISFVNTEFNHQRLVRSRGPGAFDGLKDFRFETIPDGLPPSHPDRTQDIPALCDSATKNFHVPFLHLLQKLNESGNPPVTCIISDGAMSFTHKAAQELGLPVVFFWTTSACGFWGYFHYLDLIERGYTPLKESQLTNGYLRTRVDWIKGMQGILLRDMPSFIRTLDRDDIMLNYGNNEAQAVTKGVGLILNTFEDLEYEVLEAIRDRIPRVYTVGPLLKLGQSVPMNGLTAIKSSLWKEEDGCLEWLDEQGEGTVVYVNFGSITVMSPHQLVEFAWGLANSNYPFLWIIRPDLVQGEAALLPKEFLAETRKRGRLASWCPQQEVLSHPSVGVFLTHSGWNSTVESICGGVPMLCWPFFAEQTTNCRFTCTEWEMGMEMDSDVRRKEIEGQVREMMEGKKGKEKRRMAKKWKEAAEKAALPGGPASVNLERLIKDLLQ